The Petrotoga mobilis SJ95 genomic sequence AAGGTGTTCCTAGATCTTTGAGCCATTCGACCATAGCATAATCCAATTTTTGAGGCATATGTCTATGATCGATAAGCAAAGAAACGGCACTCAAAGAAAATCTGGTTTTAAAGTACTCGTTCATCAGTACGTTCCATCTTTCTTTTTCCTGTTTTGAAACACTTGCAAAACCGTATCCGGGCAAATCAACAAAGTAATATTTATCATTCACCAAGTAGTAATTGATGGATCTGGTTTTCCCTGGGGTAGAACTCACTTTCGCTATTTTTATGCCTAAAATGGCATTCAAAAAGCTTGATTTTCCCACATTGGACCTTCCTGCAAAGGCGATTTCTTTTTTATCTGGTGGTGGGAGATCTTCAATTTTGTAGACGGTTTTTATTAATTGAGCTTTGTATACTTTCAAAATGTCGATGGTCCTCCTCTAAAGTTCTTTGATTTCAACTTTTGCTTCGTTAGGATCTATTATACCATAAGTTGCCTTCCCAGTTAGCCATCCAGAAAATTCTCCTGGGTTGAGTACAACGGTTTTACCGGTTTTCCTATTTCCTATTTCATGGGTATGACCAAAAAATACATAATCATAAATCCCTGAATTTTCAGCAGCTTCTAAGGAATAAGGTTCGTGCATCAGAAATATTTTTTTACCATCTTTTTCTACGGTAATTGGTCCGTTTTTTATCTTTTTATTTGATCTTTCATAAAGTAGTAACTTTTCTCCGTCGTTGTTACCAAAGACACCATAAAAGTCGATATCATCATAGATTAGATATGGTAAAGTAAAAGGAGCTACAAAGTCTCCACAATGGAAAATGGTATCGACATTGTACCTTTGGATTATATCTGGAATCTTTTTGAGTTTATCCATGTTGTCGTGAGAATCGGATAATACTAACCACATTAGATCGCCTCCTGCTTACCATTTTTTGTCGATCCATCTGATATAAACGACCATGCCACTTTCAACGGATATTTCTATTTTGTTTTCTTTAGCTTCGTTGCTGATTCCTAAGGATTTGAAATCAAAGATATCTTTTTTATTTAATGGATATTTGAACCCTTTGAGAGTAAGGCCTATAACGGGTTCTCCTATTCTTAAAATGGACCAACTTTCACCGATCTGGGCTTCTTCTTCTACTTTTTTATTTACTATACCAATTTTAACGTCTTCTTCAAGTATAACAGGATTTAGATCTATATACTCGGCTAGGAGGAATATACTTGCCATTTCTTGATCAATACGATTGCCTAAAACCCCTGATAAAACAATGTTTTTGTAGTGATTTTCTTTCAGAAATATTAAAGCCAATTCGGTATCGATCTCATCTTTTTCTTTTGGATATTTCAATATCTCGGTGTTGTTATTTTCTGCCCACTGAAGGTCTTCAATAGAAGCAGAATCAAAATCTCCTATTAAATAGTTTGGTGGTAAGTTTAACTTTTTGAAGATTTTGATTCCAGCATCACAGGCGATTGTCAAGGATGCCTTTTGAAACATTTTCTCATAGAATTCTAAAGAGCTTCTTGGCTCTGCTCCAGATATTATATAAACTATAGTTCGGTCGCCTCCCAATTGGATTTTAGGTTCATGAGTTTAATTGATGGATTGTCTTATATAGATTGTCAGCAATTGTTTTTGGAGTTAAACAGTAGTTTGTGTACTCTAAGGATAGATCTCTTGCTGTTTTATATACTACATAGCTTCCAATGAGGCAAGCTTGCATTGTAGGTAAACCTTGAGCTATATACGATCCGATAACTCCTGATAGTAAATCTC encodes the following:
- the yihA gene encoding ribosome biogenesis GTP-binding protein YihA/YsxC; this encodes MKVYKAQLIKTVYKIEDLPPPDKKEIAFAGRSNVGKSSFLNAILGIKIAKVSSTPGKTRSINYYLVNDKYYFVDLPGYGFASVSKQEKERWNVLMNEYFKTRFSLSAVSLLIDHRHMPQKLDYAMVEWLKDLGTPFLFILTKSDKLTKSEKAKLFEDIKRSFSTYGEYIYMPFSSKTKEGLKEVLKTIGEILGDND
- a CDS encoding metallophosphoesterase: MWLVLSDSHDNMDKLKKIPDIIQRYNVDTIFHCGDFVAPFTLPYLIYDDIDFYGVFGNNDGEKLLLYERSNKKIKNGPITVEKDGKKIFLMHEPYSLEAAENSGIYDYVFFGHTHEIGNRKTGKTVVLNPGEFSGWLTGKATYGIIDPNEAKVEIKEL
- a CDS encoding thiamine diphosphokinase, which codes for MGGDRTIVYIISGAEPRSSLEFYEKMFQKASLTIACDAGIKIFKKLNLPPNYLIGDFDSASIEDLQWAENNNTEILKYPKEKDEIDTELALIFLKENHYKNIVLSGVLGNRIDQEMASIFLLAEYIDLNPVILEEDVKIGIVNKKVEEEAQIGESWSILRIGEPVIGLTLKGFKYPLNKKDIFDFKSLGISNEAKENKIEISVESGMVVYIRWIDKKW